One genomic segment of Methanobrevibacter oralis includes these proteins:
- the dph5 gene encoding diphthine synthase yields the protein MFYLVGLGLFDEKDISLKGLEALRNVDKIYAEFFTSRLFGSNFDKIEELVGQKIEVLIRSEVEEESKFIDEALNSDIALITGGDPLIATTHSDFLVQCAKRGINYEVIHGSSILSSAPAISGLQGYKFGKVTTIPFPDYNFYPKSPYEVIEENLAMNLHTLVLLDIQAHKDRYMTINEGLEYLMNIKDKLDHEGAIVEDTLAIGIARVGSKDVVVKAGYIKDLIDYDFGGPLHCIVIPATLHIVEAEYLVEIADASPDILE from the coding sequence ATGTTTTATTTAGTGGGTTTAGGATTATTTGATGAAAAAGATATTTCACTTAAAGGATTAGAAGCCTTAAGAAATGTTGATAAAATTTATGCTGAATTTTTCACATCTAGATTATTTGGTTCTAATTTTGATAAAATTGAAGAATTGGTTGGTCAAAAAATTGAAGTTTTAATTAGATCTGAAGTTGAAGAAGAATCTAAATTTATTGATGAAGCTTTAAATAGTGATATTGCATTAATAACTGGCGGTGATCCATTAATAGCAACTACTCATAGTGATTTTTTAGTTCAATGTGCAAAAAGAGGAATAAATTATGAAGTAATACATGGATCTTCAATATTATCTTCAGCTCCAGCTATTTCAGGTCTACAAGGTTATAAGTTTGGTAAAGTAACAACTATTCCATTTCCAGATTACAATTTTTATCCTAAATCTCCATATGAAGTTATTGAAGAAAATTTAGCTATGAATTTACATACTTTAGTATTACTTGATATTCAAGCTCATAAAGATAGATATATGACTATAAATGAAGGTTTAGAATATTTAATGAATATTAAAGATAAATTGGATCATGAAGGAGCTATTGTTGAGGATACGTTAGCTATTGGTATTGCACGTGTTGGTTCAAAAGATGTTGTTGTAAAAGCAGGTTATATCAAAGATTTAATTGATTATGACTTTGGTGGTCCTCTTCATTGTATTGTAATTCCAGCTACTCTTCATATTGTCGAAGCGGAATATTTAGTTGAAATAGCTGATGCAAGTCCAGATATATTGGAATAA
- a CDS encoding class I SAM-dependent methyltransferase: MKCVKVPLKKLNDTRRSLMEKNLMNMNYKIKTKNEYGFIAINKNIDGYEIVDIDLDKIKRHPKNITELLKDELSAEEIEDLKTSFDIIGDIVILEIPDNLNSKKSKIGDATLEFTKRKSVYMKKSAIKGTIRIRDLEFLSGVDNPVTIHKEHNTRLKLNVREVYFSPRLATERKRVSDSVKNCENILDMFCGIGSFPIVIAKNNDVDITAVDINDVAINYLNENIQLNKLKGNITPIIGDINEVSKIFNQKYDRIIMNLPGLAYNFLDLAMNLIEDEGIINYYEFSDSYGQGIERLKKAGKKFKKEVEIINTRKVKSSSPGMWHVAIDGKIKSI, from the coding sequence ATGAAATGTGTAAAAGTTCCATTAAAAAAATTAAATGACACTCGTAGAAGTTTAATGGAAAAAAATCTAATGAATATGAACTATAAAATTAAAACCAAAAACGAATATGGTTTTATAGCCATAAATAAAAATATTGATGGATATGAGATAGTTGATATTGATTTAGATAAAATAAAAAGACATCCAAAAAATATTACAGAATTACTTAAAGATGAATTGTCTGCAGAAGAGATTGAAGATTTAAAAACTTCTTTTGATATTATTGGAGATATTGTAATATTAGAAATTCCTGATAATTTAAATTCAAAAAAATCTAAAATTGGTGATGCTACACTTGAATTTACAAAAAGAAAATCTGTCTATATGAAAAAAAGTGCAATAAAAGGAACAATTAGGATTAGAGATTTGGAATTTTTAAGTGGTGTTGATAATCCAGTTACAATCCATAAGGAACATAACACAAGACTAAAATTAAATGTCCGTGAAGTTTATTTTTCACCTAGACTTGCTACTGAGAGAAAAAGAGTTAGTGACAGCGTTAAAAACTGTGAAAATATACTGGATATGTTTTGTGGAATCGGATCGTTTCCAATTGTGATTGCTAAAAACAATGATGTAGATATAACAGCCGTTGATATTAATGATGTAGCTATAAATTATTTAAATGAAAATATCCAACTTAATAAACTTAAAGGTAATATCACCCCAATTATCGGAGATATAAATGAAGTAAGTAAAATCTTTAATCAAAAATATGACCGGATAATAATGAACTTACCTGGATTAGCTTATAATTTTCTTGACCTTGCAATGAATTTAATTGAAGATGAAGGAATAATTAATTATTATGAATTTTCTGATTCATATGGACAAGGTATAGAAAGGCTAAAAAAAGCTGGAAAAAAATTTAAAAAAGAAGTAGAAATAATAAATACACGTAAAGTTAAATCATCAAGTCCTGGAATGTGGCATGTAGCTATTGATGGGAAAATAAAATCCATTTAA
- a CDS encoding manganese-dependent inorganic pyrophosphatase: protein MVKTYIFGHKSPDTDTITSSLVMANLEKELGNDDAVACRLGNLNKETEYVLNYLGIDAPQLIESVEDGANVILVDHNSPSESIDNLENTQILKVIDHHKIALNTSYPLFYRSEPVGCTETILFKLYKENNVEISKEIATLMLSAIISDTLLLKSPTTTVDDKKAVEKLAKIAEIDYNIYGLDMLKAGTDLSGFTIDEILALDAKQIDFKNIKSIVNQVNTASISDVLEMKDELERGIKKIIEKEDLDLFMLLITDIVNSNSQVIVLGESASLVEKAYNVKLEDNTALLEGVVSRKKQVVPIMTENA from the coding sequence ATGGTTAAAACTTATATTTTTGGACATAAAAGTCCTGATACTGATACTATTACTTCAAGTTTAGTAATGGCTAACTTAGAAAAAGAATTGGGAAATGATGATGCAGTTGCATGTAGATTAGGTAATTTAAACAAAGAAACTGAATATGTTTTAAATTATTTGGGAATTGATGCTCCTCAATTAATTGAAAGTGTTGAAGATGGAGCTAATGTAATTTTAGTTGACCATAACAGCCCTTCTGAATCTATTGATAATTTAGAAAATACTCAAATTTTAAAAGTCATAGATCATCATAAAATTGCATTAAATACTTCTTATCCTTTATTTTATAGATCAGAACCTGTAGGTTGTACTGAAACAATTTTATTTAAATTGTATAAAGAGAATAATGTTGAAATATCAAAAGAAATAGCTACTTTAATGTTATCTGCAATTATTTCAGATACTTTACTTTTAAAGTCTCCAACTACAACTGTTGATGATAAAAAAGCTGTTGAAAAACTCGCAAAAATTGCTGAAATTGATTATAATATCTATGGTTTAGATATGTTAAAAGCAGGAACTGATTTAAGTGGTTTTACAATTGATGAAATTTTAGCTTTAGATGCAAAACAAATTGATTTTAAGAATATTAAATCTATTGTAAACCAAGTTAATACTGCAAGCATTTCTGATGTTTTAGAAATGAAAGATGAGCTTGAAAGGGGTATTAAAAAGATCATTGAAAAAGAAGACTTAGATTTATTCATGCTTTTGATTACTGATATTGTAAACAGTAATTCTCAAGTAATTGTTTTAGGTGAATCTGCTAGTTTAGTTGAAAAAGCATATAATGTTAAATTAGAGGATAATACTGCACTTCTTGAAGGTGTTGTTTCACGTAAAAAACAAGTTGTTCCAATTATGACAGAAAATGCTTAA
- the mtnA gene encoding S-methyl-5-thioribose-1-phosphate isomerase — MKTLEWVDNKLKLIDQRKLPDTLEYIYCSNYKEVIVAIKNMTVRGAPAIGVSAAFGMALASINGENLDKVALEIKAARPTAVNLFWAVDRILASDDPLSEALKMYREDMDTNRAIGKYGAEIIDNGDTILTHCNAGALACVDYGTALGVIRAAYTQGKNINVICDETRPRGQGASLSVWEMQQENIPVKLIPDAASGFLMSQGLIDKVVIGADRIARGGVVNKVGSFMVALAAKHHNIPFYVAAPYSTFDNEISIFDTVIEQRDGDEVRYYGGARICPEGTEVINPAFDITPKELVTGIITEKGIIDPI; from the coding sequence ATGAAAACACTTGAATGGGTAGATAATAAATTAAAGTTAATTGATCAAAGAAAACTTCCAGATACTTTAGAATATATATACTGCAGCAATTATAAAGAAGTGATTGTAGCTATTAAAAATATGACTGTTAGGGGAGCACCAGCTATTGGAGTATCTGCTGCATTTGGAATGGCATTAGCCAGTATTAATGGTGAAAATTTGGATAAAGTTGCTTTAGAAATTAAAGCTGCAAGACCAACTGCGGTTAATTTATTTTGGGCTGTTGATAGGATATTAGCTAGCGATGATCCATTAAGTGAGGCTTTAAAAATGTATCGCGAAGATATGGATACAAATAGAGCTATTGGAAAGTATGGTGCTGAGATAATTGATAATGGAGATACTATTTTAACTCATTGTAATGCAGGGGCACTGGCTTGTGTGGATTATGGAACAGCTTTAGGAGTTATTAGGGCAGCTTATACTCAGGGAAAAAATATTAATGTAATATGTGATGAAACTCGTCCTCGGGGTCAAGGAGCTAGTTTAAGTGTTTGGGAAATGCAACAAGAAAATATTCCAGTTAAATTAATTCCTGATGCAGCATCAGGATTTTTAATGTCTCAGGGATTAATTGATAAAGTGGTTATTGGTGCTGATAGGATTGCTCGTGGCGGTGTTGTAAATAAAGTTGGTTCTTTTATGGTTGCATTAGCTGCAAAACATCATAATATTCCATTTTATGTAGCTGCACCTTATTCTACTTTTGATAATGAAATTTCAATTTTTGATACAGTTATTGAACAAAGAGATGGAGATGAGGTAAGGTATTATGGTGGTGCTAGGATTTGTCCTGAGGGTACGGAGGTTATAAATCCTGCTTTTGATATTACTCCAAAAGAATTAGTTACTGGTATTATTACTGAAAAAGGGATCATTGATCCAATTTAA